Proteins encoded by one window of Chryseobacterium sp. POL2:
- the udk gene encoding uridine kinase, with protein sequence MLVIGIAGGTGSGKTTVVNKILQQLNVEGVNVLSQDNYYHDNPHLTLTEREALNYDHPKSIDFELLTQHVRALKNNQAIEQPVYSFVTHSRTGDHVLVEPKDVLIVEGILVLTNKDLLKEYDLKVFVHTDSDERLIRRIRRDTQERGRDLQEVLHRYQTTLKPMHQEFIEPSKNEADLIVPNMKNNTVAIDFLTTVINNSLKK encoded by the coding sequence ATGCTTGTCATTGGAATTGCCGGAGGAACAGGATCTGGAAAAACCACAGTCGTTAACAAAATTCTTCAACAGCTTAATGTAGAAGGCGTTAACGTTCTCTCGCAGGACAATTATTATCACGATAATCCACATTTAACTTTAACAGAACGCGAAGCTTTAAACTACGATCATCCGAAGTCTATAGATTTCGAATTGTTAACACAACATGTTCGTGCGCTAAAAAATAACCAAGCCATAGAACAACCTGTTTACTCGTTTGTAACACATTCCAGAACGGGAGATCATGTTTTGGTAGAACCCAAAGATGTGTTGATTGTAGAAGGTATTTTGGTGTTGACCAATAAAGATCTTCTTAAAGAATATGATCTTAAAGTATTTGTTCATACAGATTCTGACGAAAGACTTATACGTAGAATTCGTCGCGATACACAAGAGCGCGGAAGAGATTTGCAAGAAGTGCTTCACCGTTACCAAACAACGCTAAAGCCAATGCATCAGGAGTTTATCGAACCATCAAAAAATGAAGCGGATCTTATCGTGCCGAATATGAAAAACAATACAGTAGCGATAGATTTTCTGACAACGGTTATTAACAATTCTCTGAAGAAATAA